The following is a genomic window from Litorimonas taeanensis.
TCTGGAATATGTTTAAGGTTTGTTTTTAGAATATGTGAAAATGCGGCTTCATCTTCTCTTAGGCGCTTAAAGTGCCGTCTTTCATTAATCCCGCCAAATATAACACCGATTGATATCAGTATGACAATAAAACCGAGCTGTATTAAACCCGCCATTAGTCAAGAACTACGGCTGTGCCATAAACATATAGCTCTGACGCGCCTTGGGCGACCGAGCTCGTCGAAAAGCGTACATTGACAACGGCATTTGCGCCCATCGAGCGGGCTTCATCGATCATGCGCTCTGTGGCCTGCCCGCGCGCATCTTCTAAGAGTTCTGTATACCCTCTCAGTTCGCCCCCCACGATATTTTTGAGGCCCGCCATTATATCACGGCCTACATGTTTGGCGCGCACCGTGTTGCCCTGCACCAATCCCTTCCACGATACGATTTCGCGCCCAGGAACAGTCTCTAAATTGGATAAAATAAATTCGCTCATAAAGTTCTCCTGTTTCACATTAACTCAGAGCTACATATCTGGCGACTGAAAAACGAAAAAATTGGTTAGGCGATAACGAATTCGTCATATACGATTTTGATAGCGTGACAGACTTGCGCGCGGCT
Proteins encoded in this region:
- a CDS encoding YbjQ family protein, with the protein product MSEFILSNLETVPGREIVSWKGLVQGNTVRAKHVGRDIMAGLKNIVGGELRGYTELLEDARGQATERMIDEARSMGANAVVNVRFSTSSVAQGASELYVYGTAVVLD